The bacterium genome contains the following window.
GGAGGACACGTGCAGGCAACCCGTCCCACGCCGAGATGGCCGCTCCTGATCCTGGCGGCCGGCCTGGCCGCCGCGCTCGCCGGCTGCGGCTACACCAACCCCCATCCCGCCGGCTCCTACGAGCGCGCGCTGGCTTACGCCGACCGCGGCAAGCACCGCGAGGCCGTCGACGCCTACACCGCGTTCCTGCGCCGCAGCCCGACCGACAGCCTGGCCGCGCGCGCCCAGCTGGAGAAGGCCAGGTCCTACTTCGCCACCGAGGAGTACCCCCTCGCCGCGGTCGAGCTGCAGATCCTGCGCCAGGAGTACCCCAACAGCGAGCTGGTGGAGGAGGCCCTGTTCGAGGAGGCCCGCTCGCACCTGCTCCAGGTGGGCGGCGTGCAGCGCGACATCACGCCGGCCCGCGAGGCCCGGGTGCTGTTCCGCAGCTTCCTGCAGACCTACCCCGCTTCGACGCGGGCCGACGCGGCCCGCGCCCACCTCGTGGAGATCAGCGACGTGCTGGCGCTCAAGCAGCTCGGCGTGGTCGAGGTCTACAGCCAGCTGCACAAGCCCGACGCGATGGCGGTCACCCTCGACCGGCTCATCGCCGAGGAGCCGGAAACGCAGCACCGCGACCGGATCCTGATGGACCGCGCCCGCCTCGCGCTGCGCCGGGACGAGGCGCCGCGGGCCCGCGAAGTCCTGGAGATGCTGCTGCGCGAGCGCCCCGACAGCCGCCTCGCGCCCGAAGCGCGCCGGCTGCTCGACGGCTTGCCGGCCGCCGCGCCGTGAAGCCGGCCGTGACATGAGGCAGGCGGCGGCATGAGACTGGCGGCGACATGAGGCTGGCGGTGTTCGGCGGCGCCTTCGATCCCTTCCACAGCGGCCACCTGGCCGTGATCCGCGAACTGCTGGCCCGCGACCTCTGCGACCGGGT
Protein-coding sequences here:
- the bamD gene encoding outer membrane protein assembly factor BamD, encoding MQATRPTPRWPLLILAAGLAAALAGCGYTNPHPAGSYERALAYADRGKHREAVDAYTAFLRRSPTDSLAARAQLEKARSYFATEEYPLAAVELQILRQEYPNSELVEEALFEEARSHLLQVGGVQRDITPAREARVLFRSFLQTYPASTRADAARAHLVEISDVLALKQLGVVEVYSQLHKPDAMAVTLDRLIAEEPETQHRDRILMDRARLALRRDEAPRAREVLEMLLRERPDSRLAPEARRLLDGLPAAAP